A window of the Roseburia sp. 831b genome harbors these coding sequences:
- a CDS encoding C39 family peptidase translates to MMLINGVLELHEQLDQELLNFITTIQNQESSTVTVLENFVELLLSSLNTCIAKIGLNTAAIANYESNSFYTDKDVYTLANISQVFYQQHEDNKDVYEAMLEAEQNLKDAAQERETQGIGVWDRRIDIEEILCTCAKRGVKSVEEINQNIKLIRDFYESKIKAFIPQNIDNKSVLEMFDILQKANFISEKVRKDNVAENREELRKKGYIPPDGFYIENQAHWEKVRFGNSVHSNMSYSGCEIIATYNALSALGNAASADTMISLIEGYEKTGAMFNGEFGVNSNAIADYFRKEGYVVDMTDSTDVNIINQLGSNNDVIIVTVYNDQNDISQMIHTVCITKTDEGKYVAHNIYKQENSGIYVSSDEKTTLEEAIQCIGSDPAIISTIGVKQALMGDFPKYKNTSWG, encoded by the coding sequence ATGATGTTAATTAATGGTGTATTAGAACTACATGAGCAGTTGGATCAGGAGCTATTGAATTTTATTACAACAATCCAGAATCAGGAAAGCAGTACCGTAACAGTGCTGGAGAATTTTGTGGAATTGTTACTATCGAGTTTGAATACCTGTATTGCAAAAATCGGATTGAACACAGCTGCAATTGCAAATTATGAAAGCAACAGCTTTTACACAGATAAAGATGTCTATACATTAGCTAATATCAGCCAGGTATTTTATCAGCAGCATGAGGATAACAAAGATGTATATGAGGCTATGCTGGAGGCAGAGCAGAACTTAAAGGATGCAGCACAAGAGCGTGAGACACAGGGAATTGGCGTGTGGGACAGAAGAATTGATATAGAAGAAATACTTTGTACTTGCGCAAAAAGAGGGGTAAAATCAGTAGAAGAAATTAATCAAAACATAAAGCTTATAAGGGATTTTTACGAATCAAAAATCAAAGCGTTTATACCACAAAATATCGATAATAAGTCTGTATTAGAGATGTTTGATATATTACAGAAAGCAAATTTTATTAGTGAAAAAGTAAGAAAAGACAATGTAGCAGAAAATAGGGAGGAATTGCGAAAGAAAGGATATATACCTCCCGATGGATTCTATATTGAGAATCAGGCACATTGGGAGAAAGTTAGATTCGGAAATAGTGTTCATTCGAATATGAGTTATTCAGGCTGCGAAATTATCGCGACTTATAATGCGCTGTCTGCTTTAGGAAATGCAGCATCTGCAGATACAATGATATCTTTAATTGAGGGTTATGAGAAAACAGGTGCTATGTTTAATGGCGAATTTGGAGTGAATTCGAATGCAATTGCTGATTATTTTCGCAAAGAGGGATATGTAGTAGACATGACAGATTCCACAGATGTAAATATAATTAACCAGTTAGGAAGTAATAACGATGTTATTATTGTGACCGTATACAATGATCAAAATGATATATCGCAAATGATACATACAGTATGTATTACAAAAACGGATGAAGGAAAGTATGTTGCACATAATATATACAAACAAGAGAATAGTGGTATATATGTATCTTCAGATGAAAAAACTACTTTAGAGGAAGCAATTCAGTGCATAGGTTCTGATCCTGCGATAATCAGCACAATAGGAGTAAAACAAGCGTTGATGGGAGATTTCCCAAAATATAAAAATACTAGTTGGGGGTAA
- a CDS encoding GH25 family lysozyme has product MKKKTSFDEKKDRRYLIPIVVAVVLSLLLVAMLVVGNIKRKKAQEGSTQSSTASEQQDTVDEITYQEDTQDPQNEGNAPVQSDGATVDETKLLAASGAAETKGITIGIDVAKYQGTIDWSQVADAGIDFAMIRVGYRTQKTGEITEDPLAKYNMQEAQKAGIKVGVYFFSSAVTKEEAVEEADWVADYIAQYQITYPVAYNCEGFNDSENRQYSLDKTTRTDIAIAFLDEIYQKGYTPMFYAAKNEMINDALWETSRIDTTYKVWVSQYPATPYPDTTASDYTGTHAMWQYTNKGTVAGIKKTVDINVAYFSYDGVTGALSDVAPEEVTADVEALMNFETVNETVTAKQETNLRNKPSQDTDSEVMVTLKNGDTATRTGVSESGWSRVEYNGQTYYAVSNYLTTDLGYSISPSDSGDGLKTKFTSINDTVTAKEEVNLRALPSVTNPDAVVVATIHNGETVTRTGISNEYGWSRVEYNGQTLYCISSYITTVE; this is encoded by the coding sequence ATGAAAAAGAAGACATCATTTGACGAAAAGAAGGATAGACGATACCTGATACCAATTGTAGTGGCAGTTGTTTTGTCACTGCTGTTGGTTGCAATGCTTGTGGTTGGAAATATAAAAAGGAAGAAAGCACAGGAGGGTTCCACACAAAGCAGCACGGCGTCCGAACAGCAGGATACGGTGGATGAGATTACCTATCAGGAAGACACACAAGATCCTCAGAATGAAGGAAATGCTCCGGTGCAAAGCGACGGGGCGACAGTGGATGAGACAAAACTTTTAGCTGCAAGCGGAGCCGCAGAGACAAAAGGAATTACCATTGGTATTGACGTCGCAAAATACCAAGGAACGATTGACTGGAGCCAGGTGGCAGATGCAGGCATTGATTTTGCAATGATTCGTGTTGGATACCGTACACAAAAAACAGGTGAAATCACAGAAGATCCGCTTGCAAAATATAACATGCAGGAGGCACAAAAAGCTGGTATCAAGGTTGGAGTATACTTTTTCTCCAGTGCAGTGACAAAAGAGGAGGCAGTGGAAGAGGCCGACTGGGTGGCAGATTATATTGCACAGTATCAGATTACGTACCCGGTTGCATATAATTGTGAAGGATTTAACGATAGCGAAAACCGTCAATATTCCCTGGATAAGACGACGAGAACGGATATTGCAATTGCCTTTTTGGATGAGATTTATCAAAAAGGTTATACGCCAATGTTTTATGCAGCAAAAAATGAGATGATAAATGATGCGCTCTGGGAGACATCAAGAATTGATACGACCTATAAAGTGTGGGTATCCCAATATCCGGCGACACCATATCCGGATACGACAGCATCGGATTATACAGGAACGCATGCGATGTGGCAGTATACAAATAAGGGAACCGTTGCCGGAATTAAGAAAACGGTGGATATTAACGTTGCCTATTTTTCCTATGATGGTGTGACAGGGGCGCTCAGTGATGTGGCACCGGAAGAAGTGACAGCAGATGTAGAGGCGCTTATGAACTTTGAGACAGTTAATGAGACTGTGACGGCAAAACAGGAGACAAACCTTCGAAATAAGCCGAGTCAGGACACTGACAGTGAGGTTATGGTTACATTGAAAAATGGTGACACTGCAACAAGGACCGGTGTGAGCGAAAGTGGCTGGTCCAGGGTGGAATATAACGGACAGACTTATTACGCGGTTTCCAATTATCTGACAACGGATTTAGGATATTCGATTTCTCCGTCGGACAGCGGGGATGGACTGAAAACAAAATTTACCAGCATCAATGATACGGTAACTGCAAAAGAGGAGGTAAATTTGCGGGCACTTCCAAGTGTGACAAATCCAGATGCCGTGGTTGTTGCAACCATTCACAATGGTGAGACTGTGACCAGAACCGGAATTTCAAACGAATACGGCTGGTCTAGGGTAGAGTATAACGGACAGACACTGTACTGCATTTCCAGCTATATTACAACCGTAGAATAA
- a CDS encoding T7SS effector LXG polymorphic toxin, translating to MEGFQINYTDIYDLFWEYKTNLENLMNKIDTCENCINFFIKNAVFTGETGDAVKSYLTDVHITMLSSIRVTAQNLLDNMTLYKAGYYDIDNSTNFKLSEEAIRAFRTKLSTNYSDTESYTGKIQGAVSGICKNRIEHSSNCKL from the coding sequence ATGGAAGGGTTTCAAATTAATTATACAGATATCTATGATTTGTTCTGGGAGTACAAAACAAATTTAGAGAATCTGATGAATAAAATTGATACTTGTGAGAACTGCATTAATTTTTTTATAAAAAATGCAGTGTTTACCGGAGAAACAGGAGATGCAGTAAAAAGTTATCTGACCGATGTACATATCACAATGCTTTCAAGTATAAGAGTCACAGCGCAGAACCTGCTTGATAACATGACATTATACAAAGCCGGGTATTATGATATTGACAATTCTACAAATTTTAAACTTAGCGAGGAGGCAATCCGTGCATTTCGGACAAAACTAAGCACCAATTATTCGGATACGGAGTCTTACACCGGAAAAATACAGGGAGCAGTTTCTGGCATTTGCAAAAATCGGATTGAACACAGCAGCAATTGCAAGTTATGA
- a CDS encoding putative ABC transporter permease, translating into MTFHFTTLFLTFFIYSILGWIFETIYCSLVHQSWDNRGMLNGPYCPIYGCGAILAIHVCAHFNSPVLIFFVCALGSAILEYATSYLTEKFFHTVWWDYSYLPFNLNGRICLTVALGFGLGGLVVTYMIGPFVHGIIRHIPFFIQEPLALICMAIFAADLTLTLDALTSLNQKLTTLEDQINNNISERYDAFLCKTKEKFSLEEFKEKFTTDEIKNMLPSLNFPQIHVLKSSLGFRKVDYSDLGKKLKQTISEHKKKRE; encoded by the coding sequence ATGACATTTCATTTTACTACATTATTTTTAACCTTTTTCATATACAGTATCCTCGGCTGGATTTTCGAAACCATCTATTGCAGCCTGGTACACCAGTCCTGGGACAACCGTGGCATGTTAAACGGCCCGTATTGTCCTATCTATGGTTGCGGCGCCATTCTTGCCATCCATGTCTGTGCGCATTTTAACAGCCCGGTTCTGATTTTTTTCGTATGCGCACTTGGCTCTGCTATTTTAGAGTATGCCACTTCTTACCTGACGGAAAAGTTCTTCCACACCGTCTGGTGGGATTACAGTTATCTTCCTTTTAACCTAAATGGGAGAATCTGCCTTACCGTAGCGCTTGGGTTCGGACTTGGCGGCCTGGTTGTCACCTACATGATTGGACCTTTTGTGCATGGAATCATCCGTCATATTCCATTTTTTATCCAGGAACCTCTTGCCCTTATCTGCATGGCAATTTTTGCCGCCGACCTGACATTAACCCTGGATGCATTAACCTCTTTAAACCAGAAGCTTACCACATTAGAAGACCAGATTAACAATAATATTTCAGAACGGTATGATGCCTTTCTTTGCAAAACCAAAGAAAAATTTTCTTTAGAAGAATTTAAAGAAAAATTCACCACGGACGAGATTAAAAATATGTTACCCTCGTTAAATTTTCCACAAATACATGTGTTGAAAAGCTCACTTGGATTTCGGAAAGTGGATTATAGCGATTTGGGGAAAAAGTTAAAACAGACGATTTCGGAGCATAAAAAAAAGAGGGAATGA